The genomic segment GGCCGAGTCCTTCGCCCGCTGGTAGTCGCCGCTGGCGAGGTACGACATCGCGAGCTTTTGCCAGTAGTCGGCCGGAATCGCTCGCGCGTCCGACCGGCGGTGCATCTCCATCGCCCGGTTGAACCATTCCTGCGCCTCCTTGTGCAGGCTCAATCGGTCGAGAAACTCTCCCAACTCCCAGACCAGATTCGCCTGCGTCGGGTTGATGGAGATCATCTGCAGCGCCAGCTCCACGCGTTGAAGCGCCGCCTCCGTCTCCCCGAACATCTCATACGCCAGCTCGCGCGCCGCCACGTTCGCGGGGTTCAGACGCAATGCCCGCTCGATCTGCCTGCCGGCTGCGTCCATCTCGCGCTGCTCGTACAGCAGTCGAGCGAGTCGCCGCCGCAGCTCGCTCTCGCACGTCGGGCTGATCTTCGGGCGATCCAGCTCGGCCTTCACAAACTCCAGACGCGCTTCGGCGGATTGACGCGCATCAAGTTGAAGATCCAGAACGCGCAGCCACGCCGCCTCGTCCGTCGGCGACAGGTCAACGTAGCGCATCAGCGCTTCCCGCGCCGGATCAATCCGTCCCATACGCTGATACAAATCAAACAGCCAGTAGTACGCTTCGGCGCAGCGCGCATCCGTCGCGCGCGCTGCCTCCAACAGCGCGATGACCTGCAACGACGCACTTCGAGGGCTGGCTCGGCCTACCAGGTGCCCCTGATGCTGCGCCAGTTCCACCAGCCATTGAGCGGTGTGCGCGTCCAGATCGGTCGGTTGCCCCGGCTGGGCCGTCCCACGCTTCGCCGGCGGCGGCGTCTGATACTTGTTGCCGACGACCGGCGCGTCGCGCCGCACCGCTGAACCAGCCGGGCGCGCGTCAGATTGCCCCAAACTGACAAGAAAGCAGATGGAGAGATGTAGCAGGCTCATTCGGCCAACTCCTTTTGCGCCGCGATCGTTCCAGCTATAACCTAACACCGCCAAGACGACTTGGCACGACGCAGAGGTCGGCAAGGCGGCAGGGGCATTATTATCGGTAGCTCCAGCGCCGCCAAGCCCCTTGTTTACATGGGATTGAATGCGATTTCACAGGCTGGCGCAGTCGCTTTGTTCTCCCGGTTGGCGTGGAGGCCGGGCCGCTCTATGGCGACGCACTGTTCCGACGGGCCGTGGCGAAAAGGGAAGGCGTCGCCGCGGCTTCTGGCGGCCATGGCCCATTGCCCGGACGATGTTCGCAAGGAGCCGATTGCGCAAGTCGCAGGTCCGCCACGGCGGGCAAACGAACGCCCTCGCAACAATACAGGAGCCGATCGCACACGTCACGGATTCGCCGTGACGAACGATCGAACGAACGAGAGTATGCAATCCCGAATCCTCTACGATCAGGACATCGACCCGGCGGCGCTGGCCGGCCGGCGAATCGCCGTGCTGGGCTACGGTTCGCAGGGCGAGGCCCACGCTCGCAATCTGCGCGACCGCGGTTATGCCGTAATTGTGGCACAGCGCCCCGGCGGTCTGCGACACGCCATGGCCGTCGAGCACGGCTTCACGCCGGTCAGCATTCCCGAAGCGACGCGCGCGGCCGATCTGCTCATTCTCGCCCTGCCCGACGACACGATGGGCGAGGTGTACGCCGCCGAGATCGCGCCGCACCTGCGGCCGGGGCAGGCGCTGGGGTTCATTCACGGTTTCGCCATTCGTTTCGGGACGATCGCGCCGCCGGCGGATGTCGATGTCATCATGGTCGCGCCGAAGGGGCCGGGGCCGCTCGTGCGGGAGGTCTTTACGCGCGGCGGGGGGCTGGCGGCCATCGTCGCGGTGCATCAGGATGCGACCGGCAGCGCACGGCGGATCGCCCTCGCCTGGGCCGGCGGCATCGGCAGCGGCCGGGCCGGGCTGATCGAGGCGACGTTTGCGCAGGAGTGTGAGGCCGACTTGTTCGGGGAGCAGGCGGTGCTGTGTGGTGGGGCGATCGAGCTGATGAAGGCGGCGTTTGAGGTGCTGGTGGAGCGGGGCTTTCCGCCGGAGCTGGCGTATTTCGAGTGCATCCACGAGTTAAAGCAAATTGTCGATATGCAGTACGCTGGCGGGCTGGCGCGCGTTCGGGCGAAGATCTCGCGCACCGCGGCCTACGGCGGCCTGGTGAACGGCCCGCGGCTGGTGTCGGATGAGGTGCGTGCGGCCATGCGGACGATCCTTGATGAGATCCAAAGCGGCGAATTTGCCCGGCAGTGGCTGGCCGCGAGCCGCGCCGAGCGGACGGGAAAACCCGATGCGCCCGGGACGCACCCAACGGATGCCGGCTATCCATCGAGCGTCTCGCGCAAAGCGGGCACGATGCTGGCGGAATTGATTGCCGCGGAATCGCAGCATGCGTCCGAGGAAGCCGGACGCAAAGTGCGGGGAATGATCCGTGGTGAGGCATGAGGCTTGTGGCTTGAGTGGGTTTGAATCACGGCGAATCGCTCTTGACTCATGACTCCTGATCTTCCCCCTTGCCGCCGTTCGGCGACGCCATTAGAGTTTAAGGATGTACGGGGACGTAGCTCAGTTGGGAGAGCGGCTCGTTCGCAATGAGCAGGTCGAGGGTTCGAATCCCTTCGTCTCCAGTCGGGCCGGTTGACAGCGATCAATCCGACCCCCATCGAAACAACGTGACGCACTCGTAGAATCGCCTTCCATTTCAACCGATTGACGGCTGAACCAGCGCATTCGCAGAATTCACCTGCTTTGAGGGCGCATACAAGCACTGCTCTGGCATCGTCGTCTCTGGCCCGACGATCGAGCCTGCGGTTGTCCTGCACCCGTTTCACCAGCTAAACTCCTTCGCAGCATCCGGCTGGCGGCACCGGCCGGATGCCAATCGAAATGCAATCAATTTTCATCCCGCCGCGATGAATGCGGCCGCAGGAGCAAGGAGCAGTCTCATGTCAAACGAAGGCAAGTGCCCGTTCGGTCACGGTGGTCGCGCGGGGACGACGAACCGCGACTGGTGGCCCAATCAGCTCAATCTGAAGATTCTGCATCAGCACTCGTCGAAGTCCGACCCGATGGGGCGGGAGTTCAATTACGCGAAGGAGTTCAAGAGCCTCGATCTGAAGGCGGTGAAAAAAGACCTCACGGCGTTGATGACCGATTCGCAGCCGTGGTGGCCGGCGGATTTCGGGCACTATGGGCCATTGTTCATTCGCATGGCATGGCACAGTGCGGGGACGTATCGCATCGCCGACGGGCGGGGCGGTGCGTCGAGCGGCGGGCAGCGTTTCGCGCCGCTGAACAGTTGGCCCGACAACGTGAACCTCGACAAGGCGCGGCGGTTGCTTTGGCCGGTGAAGAAGAAATACGGTCGGAAGATTTCGTGGGCGGATTTGATGATCCTGGCGGGCAACGTCGCGTTGGAGTCGATGGGTTTCAAGACATTTGGCTTCGGCGGGGGCAGGCAAGACACCTGGGAGCCGCAGGAAGACATTTACTGGGGCAAGGAAACGACGTGGCTGGACGACAAACGCTACAGCGGGGACCGCGAATTGGAGAATCCGCTGGCGGCCGTGCAGATGGGGTTGATCTACGTGAATCCCGAAGGCCCGAACGGCAAGCCCGACCCGGTCGCGGCGGCGCGGGATATCCGCGAGACGTTCGCGCGGATGGCGATGAACGATGAGGAGACGGTGGCATTGATCGCGGGCGGTCACACGTTCGGCAAGGCGCACGGAGCCGGCGACGCGAAGCTTCTCGGCCCGGAGCCGGAAGCGGCGGGTCTCGAGGAGCAGGGTCTGGGTTGGAAGAGCAGTTTCCGAACCGGCAAGGGCGGCGACGCGATCACGAGCGGACTGGAAGTGACCTGGACTTCGACCCCGACGAAGTGGAGCAACGAGTTTTTCGACAACCTGTTCGGCTACGAGTGGGAACTGACGAAGAGTCCGGCCGGTGCGTACCAGTGGAAGCCGAAGGGCGACGCGGGCGCGGGGAAGATTCCCGATGCGCACGATTCGTCGAAGCGTCATGCGCCGTCGATGCTGACGACGGATCTATCGCTGCGGTTTGACCCGGTGTACGAGAAGATTTCGCGGAGGTTCCACAAGAACCCGGACGAGTTCGCGGATGCATTCGCGCGGGCGTGGTTCAAGCTGACGCACCGCGACATGGGGCCGCGCGTGCGGTATCTCGGTCCGGAAGTGCCCGCGGAGGATTTAATCTGGCAGGACCCGATCCCCGCGGTCAATCACAAGCTGGTGGACGAAAAGGACATCGCGACGCTGAAGGCGCAGATTCTGGCGTCGGGGCTGTCAATCCCGGAGTTGGTATTCACGGCTTGGGCGTCAGCGTCAACGTATCGTGACTCGGACAAGCGCGGCGGCGCGAATGGCGCGAGGATTCGCCTGGCGCCGCAGAAGGACTGGGAGGCGAACCAGCCAGCACAATTGGCAAAGGTGCTCAAGGCATTGGAGCGAATTCAAGGCGAGTTCAACGGTTCGGCAACCGGCGGGAAGAGGATCTCGCTGGCCGATCTGATCGTGCTGGGGGGTTGCGCGGCCGTCGAGCAGGCGGCGAAGAACGCCGGCATGAACGTGACGGTTCCGTTCTCGCCGGGGCGGATGGACGCGTCGCAGGAGCAGACCGACGCGGCGTCGTTCGCGGTGCTGGAGCCGGTCGCTGACGGGTTCCGGAATTATTTGAAAACGAAGTTCACGGTTCCGGCCGAGCACCTGCTGGTGGACAAGGCACAGTTGCTGACGCTGACCGCGCCGGAGATGACGGTGCTGGTGGGCGGCCTGCGTGTGCTGAACGCCAATTACGGGCAGTCGCCGCACGGGGTCTTCACGAAGCGGAAGGAGTCGTTGACCAACGATTTCTTCGTGAACCTGCTTGACATGGGGACGGAGTGGAAACCGACCTCAAGCGAGGCCGATCTGTTCGAGGGTCGCGATCGGGCGACGGGCGAGAAGAAGTGGACGGCGACGCGGATCGATCTCGTGTTCGGTTCGAACTCGCAGCTTCGCGCGATCGCCGAAGTCTATGCCTGCTCGGATTCGCAGGAGAAGTTCGTGCGCGACTTCGTCGCGGCGTGGAACAAGGTGATGAACCTGGATCGATTCGATCTGGTCTGACCGCCGGGGGGAGGGAGGGCGCGACGCATGGCTGGACTCTTCGACGGCACGCCGCTGGAGCGCCCGGTCACGTGTGAGCATTGCGGGCTGGATCGGCACGGGTGCAGTTGCCCGCGCGCAACGGATGGCCGAATCGTGCTACCAGCGGACCAGCCGGCGCGCGTGAGCCGGAAGCGTCTGGGTGGCAATCGATGGGTCACCGTGATCAGCGGTCTCGATGCGCAGGCGACGGATTTGTCCGCAATGCTTCGTCGGTTGAAAACAAGCCTCGGCGCGGGCGGGACAATCTGCGACGGATGCATCGAGCTACAAGGCGATCATCGCGATGCGCTGGTCGCCCTGCTCCGGCGAGAGGGGTATCCCGCCAAGCCATCCGGCGGATGAACCGAGTGGCTGTGCTCGCGCGGGTTGCTGTTCGGAATGGGATCGGCGCGCATGCAAACCGTCCTTCGCATTGCCATGTGGTCCGGGCCGCGAAATATCTCCACGGCGATGATGCGCGCCTGGGAGAATCGACCGGATACAATCGTCTGCGATGAGCCGCTGTACGCATACTATCTCCGGGTGACGGGCGTCGATCACCCCGGTCGCGACGAAGTCATCGCACACCATGAGTCCGACTGGCGAACGGTCGTCGGCCGGCTGCTTGGCCCGCTTCCGGAGGGCAAGTCCGTCTTTTACCAGAAGCACATGGCGCACCATCTGTTGCCGGAGATCGACCGCGATTGGTTGCGGCAGTTGACGCATGCCTTGTTGATCCGTCATCCCGCGGAGATGCTGACGTCGCTGATCCGGGTATTCCCCGAGCCGACGCTGGCCGATACGGGTCTGCCGCAGCAATTGGAGATCGTGCGGCTCGTCGAAAACCTGACCGGGCACGCGCCGCCCATCGTGGAGGCGCGCGATGTGCTTGAAAACCCGCCCCGGATGCTTGGGCTGTTGTGCGAGGCGCTGGGCGTACCGTTTGACGTAGCGATGTTGAAATGGCCTCCCGGCCGCCGCGACACCGATGGCATCTGGGCGAAGCACTGGTATGCGGCGGTCGAGCAGTCAACCGGGTTTGAGCCGTACAAGCCAAAAAGCGAATCGGTGCCGGATCGGCTGAAGCCGTTGCTAAAGGACTGCCTGGAGTTGTATGAGGCATTGCGTAAGCGCCGACTGATAGCGTGAGTGATCCACCGAGAGATAAAGGCGATCCATGCTTCAACCGCGTGATCCTCGCAATGATAACCTTGTCGTCAACATCAATGGCCGGCTTGTCCACCGCGACGAGGCAGGCGTCAGCCCGTTCGATTCGGCCGTGCAGGGGGGCGATGCGGTGTGGGAGGGTTTGCGGCTTTATCGCGGTCGCATTTTCAAACTCGCCGAGCATCTGGACCGACTCGTCAGTTCGGCCAAGGCGCTGGCATTTTCCGCGATTCCGCCGATCGAGCAGATCATCCGGGAGATTCGCCGCACCCTCGCGGCCAACAACATGTCTGACAGTGTCCATATCCGGCTTACGTTGACGCGCGGGGTGAAGTATACGAGCGGCATGGATCCGCGGCTGAATACGGCGGGGCCGACGTTGATCGTTCTCGCCGAGCACAAGCCGCCCGTGTACGACAAGAGCGGAATCACCCTGATCACCAGCAGCGTGCGCCGTTTTCCGCCAGATTGTCTTGATCCGAAGATTCACCACTGCAACCTGATTCAGTCGATCCTGGCGAAGATTGAGGCCAACGCCGCCGGTGCGGACGACGCGCTGATGCTCGACACGCGGGGGTTCATCGCCGAAACCAATGCGACGCATGTATTTATCGTGGAGCGCGGCGTTGTTCGCACCAGCCGGCTCGTGGCGTGTCCGGAAGGCATTACTCGCGGCGTGGTCCTGGATCTGTGCCGGGTCCATCGGATCCCGCACGCCGAGGCCGATTTGTCCCTGACGGAGCTTTACCGCGCCGATGAATGCTTTTGTACCGGGACCATGGGCGAATTGGCGCCGGTCATCAAGGTCGATGGGCGGATGATCGGCGAAGCCCGACCCGGTGAGCTGACCAGGCGGCTAAGCGAATATTTCAAGGTGCTGACAGAGTCGGAGGGCCAGCTTGTGGTTTGAAGCGTCAGGTCGCCACGCGGCGCCGGCCATGGCGCGGGAAGCTTTCCGCACGCGGCATGCCGTCGCACGGTACCTTCGCCGGCCGACGTCCTTTGCATTTCACAGGCCCGCGCGTTACACCGAGGTGCCGTACACGACGGTGTAGATCGATTGGTGCCGAGATTCTGGAGCTTTACCGGTCGAACGAGTATCATCGGGGCATCGGATGGACCCACCCCGGTCGAACGCGGAGCGCGTCAGCGCCGCATCACAGGGCATGGCAATGGAATGCATCGCAGTCATTAACCAAAAGGGAGGCGTCGGCAAGACCACGACCGCCGTGAATCTCGGTGCGGCGCTGGGTCAACGCGGCAAGCGCGTCCTGATGCTCGATCTCGATCCGCAGGGCCATCTGACAACCCATCTCGGACTGGACGAAGTCGCCCCCGGCCGCGGCATCTACGAAGTCCTGACGCGCGATCTTCCGCTGGAGAAGGCGTTTCATCCCTACGGCGATCACCTCACGGTCGTACCCGCGCAGATCGACTTGGCGGCGGCCGAGGTTGAATTGGTCAGCGTCGTCGGCCGCGAGGTGATCCTGCGGGACATCCTGGCGGCACAGGAGCGACCCTTCGATCTGGCGATCATCGACTGCCCGCCGTCGCTGGGGATCCTGACGTTGAACGCGCTTAGCGCTTCGACGCGCGTATTGATTCCATTGCAGGCGCATTTCCTGGCGTTGCAGGGCGCGGGCAAGTTGTTTGAAACCATCTCGCTGGTCTCGCAGCGCATCAACCCGATCCTGCGGGTCATGGGCATTGTCCTGTGCATGTACGAAGCCGGTACCAAGCTATCGGCCGAGGTCGTCGCGGATTTGCAGGGCTTCCTCGATTCGTCGCGAGCGAGTCATACCCCATGGCGCGACGCGCGGATTTTCGAATCGCGCATCCGCCGTAACGTGAAGCTGGCCGAATGTCCCAGTCACGGGCAATCCATCTTTGAATACGCCGAGAAAAGCAATGGCGCGATCGATTATCTCGCGCTGGCCGATGAGTTTCTTGCGACGCTGGTGCCCGTTGCGCCGGCCGCACCGACGTCGCCGGTGGAGGCCTCCGCGCCGACAATTCCGGTTTCGGCGGGAATCCCCGAGCCTCCATCCACGCGGTCGCGTGCAACCAAGGCGACGGCGCCCAGCGACGCCCAACCGACCGAACCGGCCGCCGAGGCCGGAAATGAATCGCCCGCGGAAGCGGTGGCTCGAGTGAGCTAGTGGTTCGTGAGGCGTGTTGACGGAAGTGAACGGATGAATCTTCAATCGCGTCGTATGCGCACCGCGCTGTGTGTGTGCCTGTTTGTCGGCGCGTTTGTCATGTCGCACACGCCGCCGCCGCCTCCCCCCAGTCGCCCACCGATCAATGACAAGGTCATGCACTTCACCGGGTTCGTGCTGCTGGGCATGGTGACGATTTGGCGCGGGTTGGATGCGGGTCGCCGCTATCCGCTGCGGGGGGCGCTGGGTTGGCTGCTCTTGTTGGCGTTGTATGCGGCCTTCGACGAACTGACGCAGCCGATCATGGGGCGGAGCTGTGAATTGTTTGATTGGGTGGCCGACGTCGGGGGCGCGATCGCCGGCATCACGATCATTCTTGTCCTACACCAGCGCAGCGTGGCGAGGCCGACGTGAAACAAAAATGCGCGGCCATCGCCATGCTGCTGCTGTTAAACGCGGGCTGCCGTGAATCGGTGGAATTGCCCAGGAAACGTGAGCCGCGCGGGGCGGCCCATCACGTTGTTCTCATCAGCCCGGAATCGGCTGGCCAGCCGGAGCACGTGATCCTGGAGCGCGCCGGGGAGTGGTTGGCCCGCCGCATCGTCGGAGCGCAGATCGAAATCCGGCCGGTCGGCTCGCGCTCGCCGGCGCAGCAGCAACGCCTGATCGAGGAATCACGGCACCGCGCGGACATTCTCATCGTCTGGCCGATCGAACCGGAGCCGCTGGCGCCGTTACTGACCGACGCCGTTCAAAGAGGCGTCGGTGTATTTCTGATCGGCAGCGATTGCGGGTCGGGTTCGCGCACGGCATACAGCGGCCCTTCGGAGATCGATCTGGGTCGCGAGGCGGCACGAGCCTGCGCGACCGCCCTGACGGGTCGCGCGCAGTCAGTCCTGCTGCTTCATGCCGGGGACAAGGCGGAGCGCGATCGCAGCCGCTACCTCGGGTTTACACAGGAATTGGGCCAACACGGCTCGATCCACCTGATGCACGAGGAAAACTGCGGCGGAGACGCCATCGCGGCCGTGCGAGAAATGCGACGTGTGTCGCGATTGTATCCCCGCAGCGGCGGCTGGGCGCTGCTGAACGACTGGCCGATGGCCGCGCTGGGTGCGAAGGAGCCGCTGGCACCGGTCGGTATGTCGGTTGTGCTGGTTGCGACATCGCATCGCTACTTGGCGGATCTGAAAGCAGGCCGCATCCACGCACTCGTGACCTATGACGTTCAGGAAGCCGTTCGTGGTGCGCTGCTTTCCGCCGTGCAATGGTTGAATCAGAAAGAAGACGTTCGGCAGGTGGATCGCTACGCGCCCGTCGAGACCGTCACCGGGCTGACGCTCGATCAACACGATTCGCGCTGGCAAAGCTGGATGAAAGGCGATTCGACGAGTGAGTAACCGGCAGGGCGATCACGCTTAGCGCCCTCCGCGGAAGAACGTCCCCAGCGTGCGCAGCAGGATGATGAGATCCAGTTCAAGCGACATGTGCTTGATGTAGTAGAGGTCGTGCTGAAGCTTCAAGCGGGCATCGTGTACGTCGGCGGCGTACGCCAGGTTGATCTGTGCCCAGCCGGTCAGGCCCGGCTTGACGAGATGGCGTTCGTGATAGTGGGGGATGAGCATTGCCAGGGGTTTGACAAACTCCGGTCGCTCGGGTCGCGGGCCGACGAAGGACATGTCCCCGCGGAGAATGTTCCACAACTGGGGCAGCTCATCCAGACGTGATCGGCGCAGCCAGTGGCCGATCGTCGTCACGCGATCGTCGTTGGCCGCTGCCCACGTTGTGCCGTTGGCTTCGGCATCGACGCGCATCGTGCGAAATTTGTAGAGCGTGAAACGCCGACCGCCGCGACCGACTCGCGTCTGGCTGTACAGCGCGGGTCCGCCATCCTGGATACGCACGATGAGTGCGATGGCCATCAACAGCGGGGCGGCAATGATTAAACCGCAGGTGGCGCCGATCAGATCCGCACAGCGCTTCACAAATGCATGCTCGCGACGATGGCCTTTCAGATCCGCTGATAGGAACCAGCGCGGTGAGATATGCGAGACCGGCACCTGTCCATACGCGGTCTCGAAAAAGGTCGTTTCATCGGTGACGCGACAACCCAGATGCAAACACTGCATCGCCGCCGCCGCGTGCGTGGCGTCGCGACAGGCCTCCTCGGCGACGATGACCTCCGCCACGTCGAATTCGCGGCAAATGCGCGGTGCTTCAGCGGCCGAGCCGACGATGGGGATGTCCGATGCGAAATTTCCATGCCGTGCATCGGCATGGTCCAGTGCGACACCAATCAGGCGATAGCCCGGAACGCATCCGCGACGCACCGAGCGTATGATCGTGCCGGTCAGCGGTCCTCGGCCCAGAACGAGCAGCCCGCGACGCACTTCCCGCACCGATTGATGGGCCAGCAGTCGGATGCACGGCGCCAGCACCAGAAACGCCAGAAAACCAAACGCGACGGTGCGGCGGCTCAAGCTGGAGAACATGAACAGATCGGTGATCAGCCAGGTCGCCAGGACCGCCGCCACAATCGTAATGAGACATCGCGCGAGAATGCGAGAACGTGCCCAAAGGGTATTGGATTCGTACAACCCGAAGATGTTCCCCGCGATGGCGACGCAGGTGGCGAGGATCAGAGCGGGCATCCAGGGTTGAAACTCCCCGAGCGGCCACGGAGTCGGTGACCACCAGACAAGTCGGTGGTGGCCGATCAGCATGACGGAAATCACCAGAAGGATGTCGGCTGCCATCCACGCGGCGCGCGGCAGGTGGAGCAGGTGCCGTCCCAGAACCGAACCGGCAGGAACATCCGTCGACGAGGGGATCGAAACAGTCGTTGGCGCGCGGACCGGCGCCGCCTGCGGGGCTGCAATCGGGCCGGCAGGCTGCACGATCAAATCGAGGGGGGCCAGAACGTTGGCGCTCACGCGCGTCGAATCCTCCGGATGGACGGTATTGGTATCGGACGCGATCTGTCCCGACATGAGATGACGACAAAGGCACTTTCGGCGATTCAATCCGTCGCGTCCGGCGAGAATTGCGCGGGGCGATCGCTCTCGATACGCGGTGACACAAGTTTGCGGGCGGTAACTCCGATAAAACGAGAGTCGCGGTGGGTTCCTTTCGCCGCGTGAGAAAAAGTTCAACCAGGCAGCCCGCGATGCGGAATTGGAAAATCCTGATGCCGGTGCTTTATGCCACGGCGCTGATGGCGGCCTCCATCGGAGCCTGCGAGGAGAAACCGTACAAGCGCGCGTGGCGCGTTCAGCCGCCGGAGGATGAATTGGGGGCGGTGCCCGTCGAGCCTCGTGACATTGGATTGACACTCGATGACGCGGCGGTCGACGGTCGACACGTTCTGGATGCGTCGCCGAGCCACGGTCGGTTTCCGACGGGATTAAGCGTCGTGCAGGTTGTGGCCATCGCTGACGGACCCGAGGCGACGCGCACGGTTCGGCCGGCACAGATGGCGGTGGATCGTCAGGCCTACTGGCTCGGTCTGGCGGATGATCTGCCGGGCATGCGCGAGGTCCGCGTGCAACGCCAGCGCGGGCTGGATCCGCGTGGGGCGGATCACCGGGAGATTCTCAACGAGGCCTTGAACAGTCGCTGCAATCTGTGTCTGATCTACGCACGGGTGTTGGACACGATGGTCGATGCCGAATACTTCGGTGTGCTGTACGACGCGAGATCGGGCACGGCGCTGGCGGCGTTTCGCTGCCCGGTCAAGTTGCAGAAACAGCAACGCAAGGCGTGCGATCATCATGAGCACGAGTATGACGACGGCGAGTGCATTTCCAGCTACCTCGCCGAGGCGAAGCTGCGACAGATGGTCCGCGACACGCTTTGGGATCTGGCCCAGCGCGACCAACGCGATGCGACGACCCAACCCAGCCCGTGGCAATCCGATTCTCCGCTCGCGCCGCGGCCCAGCGACTTCTGGCGGCTGTTGGATCGTTACGGGCGGTGAGGCGGCGTTTCGCTTGCCAGACTGATGACGCTTCGGTGCTTGCCGGAGGTGGCGGCATCGATCCGATCGACGCGATGAATGCGCACCGGCGTTCCGGCGCCGATGCACGAAGCCAGTTTTGATGCCAGCAACGAATGCGATTGCGCGGTCAGCGTCGAGTCCGCGACAACCCGCACATCCAGGCTCAAATCCGTCTGCTGAATCACTTGATATTGCACAATGCCCGGCTGCTCGCGCAGCACGTAGAGCACCGAAAGCGCATGGGCCGCGCCGCCCTCGGTGGTGCGAAGCATATCCGTGCGCCGCCCGGCGACGACATCGAGGCACGTCAGCCCGCGACCGCAGGAGCACGGCGCAGCGCGCAAGGCGCCCAGGTCGCCGGTTCGATAGCGAATGAATGGCATCGCCCACGCATCAAGATTGGTGATGGTGATTTCCCCGATTTCACCATTCGACAAAGGCCGGCCGCGCGGGTCGAGAACTTCCACGATGACACCTTCCATCGCGATGTGATACGACCCGGCCGGGCACTGGTGCGCAATGAAACCGGCCTCGCGCGCGCCGTAGCCATCCGCCACGGGGCAGGGGACGGCTTCCTCGATGGCAGCCCGATCAGCGGGATTGAGCCATTCGCCTGTTGTGAAGACCGCGCGCAGCGCGGGGTTGGCAAAGCGCCTCCCGGTGGCGCGAGCGTACCGAACGAGCCGCGCTAGGCTGCTGGGATAGCCGAACAAGTGCACCGGATTAAAGCGCTGAATGACATCGAGGTGACGCGCCATCGTGCGGGGTGTCATGTTGAACGCGCTAATCAGCCGGTGGTTAATCAGCCGATCGCGCACCGACTTGAATCGATCCTGCGATGATAATTCCACCGGCGCGCCCCACAGGTATAGCTCCCGCTCGCCGAGATCGATGCCGAACCAGCGGCGCGTACGCGCGCGCGCGGCCTGGTCCGCCGCCTGGCGCGCGCGGTCGATGTAAAATTGCAGCGGCTGCCCGGTGCTCCCGCCGGTGGTGGAGGGAATCCGGTGGTGGAGCGCGGCCGGATCCTGCAAGGCGTTGATATTTCGCCGAATGTCATCCTTGGACAGCGTCGGGAGTCGAGCGAGATCGCCCAAGTCGAATCGTTCGATATCGCGCGAGCGCATCCCCGCCCGCTCGAATTGCCGTCGGTAGTAAGGAACTCGACCGGCTGCTCCTCTCACCAGTTGGCGAAGCCTGGTTTCTTGAAGCTCGATCAGGGCCTGCGGGTCCATCCATTGCGACCGTTCCAATTCCCGCAGCCGGCGAAGCGTGGGCCGCCGGCAGAAACGCTCATGCAGGGGGAACACCAGTCGCCGGACAAGCGGGGGAT from the Planctomycetia bacterium genome contains:
- a CDS encoding sugar transferase; this encodes MSANVLAPLDLIVQPAGPIAAPQAAPVRAPTTVSIPSSTDVPAGSVLGRHLLHLPRAAWMAADILLVISVMLIGHHRLVWWSPTPWPLGEFQPWMPALILATCVAIAGNIFGLYESNTLWARSRILARCLITIVAAVLATWLITDLFMFSSLSRRTVAFGFLAFLVLAPCIRLLAHQSVREVRRGLLVLGRGPLTGTIIRSVRRGCVPGYRLIGVALDHADARHGNFASDIPIVGSAAEAPRICREFDVAEVIVAEEACRDATHAAAAMQCLHLGCRVTDETTFFETAYGQVPVSHISPRWFLSADLKGHRREHAFVKRCADLIGATCGLIIAAPLLMAIALIVRIQDGGPALYSQTRVGRGGRRFTLYKFRTMRVDAEANGTTWAAANDDRVTTIGHWLRRSRLDELPQLWNILRGDMSFVGPRPERPEFVKPLAMLIPHYHERHLVKPGLTGWAQINLAYAADVHDARLKLQHDLYYIKHMSLELDLIILLRTLGTFFRGGR
- a CDS encoding substrate-binding domain-containing protein, with amino-acid sequence MKQKCAAIAMLLLLNAGCRESVELPRKREPRGAAHHVVLISPESAGQPEHVILERAGEWLARRIVGAQIEIRPVGSRSPAQQQRLIEESRHRADILIVWPIEPEPLAPLLTDAVQRGVGVFLIGSDCGSGSRTAYSGPSEIDLGREAARACATALTGRAQSVLLLHAGDKAERDRSRYLGFTQELGQHGSIHLMHEENCGGDAIAAVREMRRVSRLYPRSGGWALLNDWPMAALGAKEPLAPVGMSVVLVATSHRYLADLKAGRIHALVTYDVQEAVRGALLSAVQWLNQKEDVRQVDRYAPVETVTGLTLDQHDSRWQSWMKGDSTSE
- a CDS encoding phenylacetate--CoA ligase family protein, giving the protein MYPPLVRRLVFPLHERFCRRPTLRRLRELERSQWMDPQALIELQETRLRQLVRGAAGRVPYYRRQFERAGMRSRDIERFDLGDLARLPTLSKDDIRRNINALQDPAALHHRIPSTTGGSTGQPLQFYIDRARQAADQAARARTRRWFGIDLGERELYLWGAPVELSSQDRFKSVRDRLINHRLISAFNMTPRTMARHLDVIQRFNPVHLFGYPSSLARLVRYARATGRRFANPALRAVFTTGEWLNPADRAAIEEAVPCPVADGYGAREAGFIAHQCPAGSYHIAMEGVIVEVLDPRGRPLSNGEIGEITITNLDAWAMPFIRYRTGDLGALRAAPCSCGRGLTCLDVVAGRRTDMLRTTEGGAAHALSVLYVLREQPGIVQYQVIQQTDLSLDVRVVADSTLTAQSHSLLASKLASCIGAGTPVRIHRVDRIDAATSGKHRSVISLASETPPHRP
- the vanZ gene encoding VanZ family protein, whose protein sequence is MNLQSRRMRTALCVCLFVGAFVMSHTPPPPPPSRPPINDKVMHFTGFVLLGMVTIWRGLDAGRRYPLRGALGWLLLLALYAAFDELTQPIMGRSCELFDWVADVGGAIAGITIILVLHQRSVARPT